GTGCAGCACCCGGCGCAGGGCGGGCAGTTCGGCGGTCAGTTCGGTGACCATGGCCGCGTGTTCGTCGGTTTCGGCGAAGGCCAGCACCGCCTCGGAGTCCTGCAGCACCCAGCGCACCTGTTCGGCCGACGACGTCTCGTAGATCGGCACGGTGACCGCGCCGATCGACAAGATCGCCAGGTCGAGGATCGCCCATTCGTAGCAGGTGGCACAGAAGATCGACACCCGGTCGCCGGCCTGCACCCCGAGTGCGATCAAACCCAGTGCGGCGGAGCGGATCTGGCCGGCCGCCTCGGCGCAGGTGACGTCGGTCCACTCGCCGTCGACCTGACGCTGGTAGATGACAAAGTTCGGGTCGTCGCGCTCGTGTTCGAAGACCATCGCGGCGATGTTGTCGTCATCGTCGACCGGAAAGCGGGCGGGGACGCTGTACTCACGCACTCTTATGACCTCAATTGACCTCGTGACGTTTCCCGGCAGCCGGGGTTGCTGTCGACCAGCCTAATCCGAGCATCGAACCAGCACGGCGATAGTCGCTGCGGCGGGGGCCGCGATTGCCCCGCCGCGATGCCCGCCCTCGGCGGGACGCCGCGGGCCGGTGTGTGAAGCTGTGGGCATGAGCAGCATCCAGATCGCGGATGAGACGTTTGTCGCCGCCGACGGCGCACGGGTGGGCGCCGCGGTCGCGGATCGGGCGAGTTGGCGTCGCTGGTGGCCCGACCTGCGGCTGCAGGTCGTCGAGGACCGCGCCGACAAGGGCATCCGGTGGTCGGTCACCGGCGCGCTGACCGGGACCATGGAGGTCTGGCTGGAACCGTCGCTGGACGGGGTCGTGCTGCACTACTTCCTGCACGCCGAGCCCACCGGGGTGGCGGCCTGGCAGCTGGCCAAGCTCAACCTGGCGAAAATGACACACCGCCGCCGGGTGGCGGGCAAAAAAATGGCCTTCGAGGTCAAGACGACACTGGAACGGTCACGTCCGGTCGGAGTTTCTCCGGTAGTTTAGCCGGGTCGGGTCCGCGCAGAGAGTACCGTTTCGGACCGAGACCCGCGGGGGTCCCCGCACGGCAGGTTCGAAGCAGCCGGGGCCGATCCGCGTGCGGGAGAGAGGGCAGCAACCAGGTGGCGGAGAAGACGACGCAAACCATCTACATCGAAGCCGACCCGGGCACCGTGATGCAGGTGATCGCCGATATCGATTCCTACCCGCAGTGGATCTCGGAGTACAAGGAAGCCGAGGTCCAGGAGAAGGACGCGGACGGCTACCCGAAGGTGGCCCGGATCGTCATGGACGCCACCGTCCTCAAGGACACCATGGTGATGTCCTACCAATGGCACAAGGATCGCCAATCGGTTAGCTGGACGCTGGTATCGAGCTCGCTGCTGCGCTCCCTCGAGGGCTCGTACCGGTTGGCGCCCAAGGGATCTGGCACCGAAGTCACCTACGAACTCTCCGTTGACCTGGCCATGCCGATGATCGGACTGCTCAAGCGCAAGGCCGAGCGGCGGTTGACCGACACCGCGTTGAAGGATCTGAAGAAACGAGTCGAGGCTGAGTGAGACGGCTGCGCCCGCCCCGGCCCGGATCAGTCTCTTCGTTGGCAAAGGCGGGGTAGGGAAATCCACCCTGGCTTGCGCCACCGCGGTCAGTTCCGCCAGCGCGGGGCAGCGGGTGCTGGTGGTGTCCACCGACCAGGCGCACTCGCTCGGTGACGTGCTGGGCATACCCGTCCCGCCCAGCCAGGACGAACTGGTGCGGGTGTCCGCCGATCTCGAAACCGGGCGAGCGGAGGCCGGCGGCGGGTTTCTCGATGCGCTGGCCCTGGACACCCTCGCCCTGCTCGAGGTCCGGTGGCGCGACGTCGTCGCCACCCTGGACCGGCGGTTCCCCAACTCCGAATTGAGCACCATTGCGCCCGAAGAGCTTTCGGCGTTGCCCGGCGTTCAGGAGGTGCTCGGCCTGCATGCCGTCGGCGAGCTGGCCGGCTCCGGGCGATGGGACCGCGTGGTGGTCGATTGCGCGTCGACCGCCGACGCCCTGCGGATGTTGACGTTGCCCGCCACCTTCGGGCTGTACGTCGAGCGGGCGTGGCCGCGGCATCGCCGGCTGTCCGTCACCGCCGACGACGCCCGCTCGGCGGCGGTGGTCGAGTTGCTCGAGCGCATCAGTGCCAGCGTGGAGACGCTCGGCGCGCTACTCACCGATGGCGAGCTGGTCGGTGCGCATCTGGTGCTGACCCCTGAGCGGGTCGTCGCCGCGGAGGCGGCCCGCACGCTGGGGTCGCTGGCCTTGATGGGTGTGCGCGTCGAAGAGCTGATCGTGAACCAGGTTCTGCTGCAAGATGACTCGTACGAATACCGCAATCTGCCCGAGCATCCGGCCTTCTACTGGTACACCGAACGCATCGCCGAGCAGCAGGGCGTGCTCGACGAACTCGACGCCACCATCGGTGAGGTCGCCCTCGTGATGACCCCACACCTGTCCGGCGAGCCGATCGGCGCCAAGGCGCTGGGCGCGCTGCTCGATGCCGCCCGCCGCCGGGGAGGCACCGCGCCGCCGGGCCCCTTGCGGCCCACCGTCGACCTCGAATCCGGGACGGGACTTGGGTCCGTCTACCGGATGCGGCTAGCGTTGCCGCAACTCGATCCGTCGGCG
The sequence above is drawn from the Mycobacterium marseillense genome and encodes:
- a CDS encoding SRPBCC family protein; the encoded protein is MAEKTTQTIYIEADPGTVMQVIADIDSYPQWISEYKEAEVQEKDADGYPKVARIVMDATVLKDTMVMSYQWHKDRQSVSWTLVSSSLLRSLEGSYRLAPKGSGTEVTYELSVDLAMPMIGLLKRKAERRLTDTALKDLKKRVEAE
- a CDS encoding ArsA family ATPase, giving the protein MSETAAPAPARISLFVGKGGVGKSTLACATAVSSASAGQRVLVVSTDQAHSLGDVLGIPVPPSQDELVRVSADLETGRAEAGGGFLDALALDTLALLEVRWRDVVATLDRRFPNSELSTIAPEELSALPGVQEVLGLHAVGELAGSGRWDRVVVDCASTADALRMLTLPATFGLYVERAWPRHRRLSVTADDARSAAVVELLERISASVETLGALLTDGELVGAHLVLTPERVVAAEAARTLGSLALMGVRVEELIVNQVLLQDDSYEYRNLPEHPAFYWYTERIAEQQGVLDELDATIGEVALVMTPHLSGEPIGAKALGALLDAARRRGGTAPPGPLRPTVDLESGTGLGSVYRMRLALPQLDPSALTLGRVDDDLIISAGGLRRRVRLASVLRRCTVLDARLRGSELTVRFRPDPEVWPK
- a CDS encoding polyketide cyclase / dehydrase and lipid transport; this translates as MSSIQIADETFVAADGARVGAAVADRASWRRWWPDLRLQVVEDRADKGIRWSVTGALTGTMEVWLEPSLDGVVLHYFLHAEPTGVAAWQLAKLNLAKMTHRRRVAGKKMAFEVKTTLERSRPVGVSPVV